In Pelosinus sp. UFO1, one genomic interval encodes:
- a CDS encoding AAA family ATPase produces MVKDFMTMNWGYLPPTSRPYPASPKVNAFIGPSGHGKTTIWDGLRLVLGDTTFENHRNIIDYVHPNSTWAIIRVAFHNLPVNGNRPFERFGYKEDQVVVCCRCLKNADGRWGKEYYIFDGEFIDLSSLAENSKAYKQRLKIQEDFRDILEQCLGITKAFRRLMAMNPETVREMISLSPNQLFQKIYELKGIKEIQDRYKDAKKLLDEQRLACDSTEKEVISATTRYEELKAKAELYAVYSTNIKHRDAFDIRIDKLAYYETVKAIDEIKKETEVAEAKVKKEQDVLLKLEAEIAQADKSLLDIEAAIETMTSIFNEINDRYIEKSTTCQQQEELLRSLNTDVEKLALIKLADIDELRQIHTVAMEELHDAEFEHRQSEQRFKMHLSEYTRLSDNKHIYPHFVPTFRSALNDAGIDYLMMADSISVKPKYKEWQRAIEAYLGNERYRIIVSNGYLQAKKLQEHHRYTARLSQPKNAKLSSQISSIDAPSILSVLDITHPEKVGGYLIGLDKIYLVNSVEEGHELQKKGLISITKKGLLQDNDGSVFRDPHTLCCGRLALETEKQRVSSLMENEKIKTCQLQATVNECRSQVENLAEDIQAQEMLAQLPEYIAKQEACERELLAFTEQRGVILVDRNNAETERKELYKKHSEIKFSQGSNNKSLQSSNDKIEELMNYIKRFSRELVSSQSRLDMVTEKLIKDRGLSQDDIDFIFKDVQGKDYIKDDGELYTSAELKLKRDGLNKEIEIFEAAYKDIDDKITLLVKTQEGQIEILINRLQIVKETRVECEQECNDCLFELKNHVRTAIKEYISEFETLADLLRAKTKGKLEEIAEDPDFWELHMEIGFPGKELSPVNGPKLSSGERACCSLMLLLAAVSNMKEGRHIPVMFLDEPRSRLDDARGNEIGQLLQVTDVQYFITHQQGESLKSVDWINHGFTCILRETDKKFAPPMIYKKMRES; encoded by the coding sequence ATGGTAAAAGACTTTATGACAATGAATTGGGGGTATCTGCCTCCAACTTCTAGACCATATCCTGCTAGTCCTAAAGTTAATGCATTTATTGGACCTTCAGGCCATGGCAAGACAACGATTTGGGATGGTTTACGCCTTGTATTAGGGGATACTACTTTTGAGAACCATAGGAATATAATCGATTATGTTCACCCTAACTCAACATGGGCGATTATAAGAGTGGCATTTCATAATCTTCCTGTAAACGGAAATCGACCATTTGAGCGATTTGGTTATAAAGAAGATCAAGTTGTCGTCTGTTGTAGGTGCTTAAAAAACGCTGATGGCAGATGGGGTAAAGAATACTATATTTTTGACGGCGAGTTTATAGATCTATCTTCGCTGGCGGAAAATTCAAAGGCCTACAAACAAAGGCTAAAAATACAGGAGGACTTTCGAGATATACTAGAGCAATGTTTAGGGATCACTAAGGCTTTTCGGCGTCTAATGGCGATGAATCCCGAAACTGTTCGTGAAATGATCAGCCTTTCTCCAAATCAATTATTTCAGAAAATATACGAACTAAAAGGGATTAAGGAAATCCAGGACCGCTATAAAGATGCAAAAAAACTCCTAGATGAACAGCGATTGGCTTGCGACTCGACGGAAAAGGAAGTTATATCAGCAACAACCAGATATGAAGAATTAAAAGCCAAGGCGGAACTTTATGCTGTTTATTCCACTAATATAAAACATCGAGATGCCTTTGATATTAGAATTGATAAACTTGCTTATTATGAGACGGTTAAGGCCATCGATGAAATTAAGAAAGAGACGGAAGTGGCGGAAGCCAAAGTGAAGAAAGAGCAGGATGTGTTACTTAAACTCGAGGCTGAAATCGCCCAAGCTGATAAGTCTCTATTAGATATCGAAGCTGCAATTGAAACAATGACCAGTATTTTCAATGAAATCAATGATCGATATATAGAGAAAAGTACTACATGTCAACAACAAGAGGAGCTGTTGCGTAGTCTAAATACGGATGTTGAAAAACTGGCATTAATTAAACTGGCGGATATCGATGAGTTGCGACAGATTCATACAGTTGCCATGGAGGAACTCCATGATGCTGAATTTGAGCATCGCCAAAGCGAACAAAGATTCAAAATGCATCTATCTGAGTATACAAGGCTAAGTGATAATAAACACATATACCCCCATTTCGTGCCCACATTTCGATCTGCTTTGAACGATGCTGGTATTGATTATCTTATGATGGCAGATTCTATTAGCGTAAAGCCGAAATATAAAGAATGGCAGCGGGCTATTGAAGCATACTTGGGGAATGAAAGATATCGTATTATTGTTTCTAATGGATATCTACAAGCTAAAAAATTGCAGGAACACCATCGGTATACTGCTCGACTGAGTCAACCTAAGAACGCAAAATTAAGCTCGCAGATTTCGTCTATCGATGCTCCTTCGATATTATCAGTACTGGACATTACTCATCCAGAAAAGGTTGGGGGATATCTTATTGGTCTGGATAAAATTTACCTTGTTAATTCCGTGGAAGAGGGGCATGAGCTTCAGAAGAAGGGGCTTATTAGTATAACTAAAAAGGGACTTTTGCAAGATAATGATGGTTCTGTGTTTCGAGATCCTCATACCTTGTGTTGTGGTCGGCTTGCTTTGGAAACGGAAAAACAGAGAGTTTCTAGTCTTATGGAAAATGAGAAAATAAAGACTTGTCAATTACAGGCAACAGTAAATGAATGCCGATCACAAGTGGAAAATTTAGCAGAAGATATTCAGGCACAGGAAATGCTAGCACAATTGCCGGAATACATAGCTAAACAGGAAGCGTGTGAACGAGAACTACTTGCATTTACTGAACAGCGAGGAGTTATTTTGGTTGATAGGAATAATGCAGAGACGGAAAGGAAGGAATTATATAAGAAGCACTCCGAAATAAAATTTTCTCAAGGTTCAAACAATAAATCACTGCAAAGTAGTAATGATAAAATTGAAGAACTCATGAATTATATAAAGAGATTTTCTAGAGAATTGGTGAGTAGTCAAAGTCGTCTTGATATGGTGACGGAAAAATTGATTAAAGATCGAGGTCTTAGCCAAGACGACATTGATTTTATCTTTAAAGATGTTCAGGGGAAAGATTATATAAAAGATGATGGGGAGTTATATACTTCTGCAGAACTCAAACTCAAGAGGGATGGATTAAATAAGGAAATTGAGATTTTTGAAGCGGCTTATAAAGACATTGACGATAAGATCACCTTATTAGTTAAGACACAGGAGGGGCAAATTGAGATTCTGATTAATCGCCTGCAAATTGTAAAAGAGACAAGAGTGGAGTGCGAACAGGAGTGTAATGACTGTCTGTTCGAACTGAAAAACCATGTAAGAACAGCAATAAAGGAATATATTTCTGAATTTGAAACTCTAGCAGACCTTCTTAGGGCAAAAACAAAGGGAAAACTGGAAGAAATTGCAGAGGACCCAGACTTTTGGGAATTACATATGGAAATTGGGTTTCCAGGTAAGGAGTTATCACCAGTCAATGGTCCGAAACTATCCTCAGGTGAAAGAGCTTGTTGCAGTTTAATGCTGCTCCTGGCTGCTGTTAGCAATATGAAGGAAGGCAGACATATCCCAGTAATGTTTTTAGATGAACCACGATCCCGTCTTGATGATGCTCGTGGTAATGAAATTGGGCAATTACTTCAAGTAACCGATGTCCAGTATTTCATTACTCACCAGCAGGGGGAATCACTTAAATCCGTAGATTGGATAAACCATGGATTTACATGCATTCTTCGTGAAACAGATAAAAAATTCGCGCCGCCAATGATCTATAAGAAAATGAGAGAAAGTTAG
- a CDS encoding DUF3841 domain-containing protein, translating into MILWTVQTYEVWQKMQEVGYLRGNVAHVEEDWISCYQWMIEQMRLRIKEPSHDNAYSHPVWAWYQWKNDKKKKPDLRSSALLRRGEKGVLIEFEIEQDSVLLSDFELWHFVLNYWYLPSSLQDMNQFEEALRKINLSFYRQKPLPNKDFHMKIVRSWEKIFDLDWVDDEQEITSTQNDKSIQATMWEVRLEQIRSVREFVAK; encoded by the coding sequence TTGATATTATGGACAGTTCAAACTTATGAAGTTTGGCAGAAGATGCAAGAAGTTGGATATCTTAGAGGAAATGTAGCACATGTGGAAGAGGATTGGATTTCTTGCTATCAATGGATGATTGAACAAATGCGCCTCAGAATTAAGGAGCCGTCACATGATAATGCCTATTCTCATCCTGTTTGGGCTTGGTATCAGTGGAAAAATGACAAGAAAAAGAAGCCAGACTTACGATCTTCAGCCCTTTTAAGGCGAGGGGAAAAAGGTGTGCTGATTGAGTTTGAAATTGAACAGGATAGCGTATTGCTTTCGGATTTTGAATTGTGGCATTTTGTTCTGAACTATTGGTATCTGCCATCTTCTTTACAGGATATGAACCAGTTTGAAGAGGCGTTAAGAAAAATCAATCTATCTTTTTACAGGCAAAAACCGCTGCCTAATAAAGATTTCCATATGAAAATAGTACGTAGCTGGGAAAAAATATTTGATTTAGATTGGGTAGATGATGAACAGGAAATTACTAGTACCCAAAATGATAAATCTATTCAAGCGACCATGTGGGAAGTTAGATTGGAACAAATACGATCAGTACGAGAATTTGTTGCAAAATAG
- a CDS encoding YafY family protein, whose amino-acid sequence MNLPFEVINVSNSEKLLRLLKIISLIEHRRGVSLNNLVEECDVCERTIYRDLDALNQSGLPVYLDEDTKRYRFMEKVFLRPLTFTVDEATAVLACLQDFSKENNPLGNSLRVAQEKVLASLPHERQCQVDKARKGVDIRVTSKPADVCQKLFICVEKAIEQERRIKIRYYTKQRESETERKIDPYVITFRGSAWYLIAYCHLRQAVLMFRMDRIKQAEETTESFHMPKDFSIQAYFSDSWLIERGELVHVKLRFLPEAARWVRSETFHPSQRITELDDGAIIFEATVNGRREISRWILGYGPEVEVLEPEDLRLYLMEQTVQMAKVYS is encoded by the coding sequence ATGAATTTACCATTTGAGGTGATAAATGTGTCGAATTCAGAAAAACTCCTTCGCTTACTAAAAATTATATCTCTAATAGAACACAGGCGCGGGGTTTCGTTGAATAATTTAGTAGAAGAGTGCGATGTATGTGAGCGCACTATTTATCGCGATTTGGACGCATTGAATCAAAGCGGTCTTCCAGTTTATTTGGATGAGGATACAAAAAGATATCGCTTTATGGAAAAAGTATTTCTTCGGCCGTTGACGTTTACTGTTGATGAGGCTACAGCAGTTTTAGCATGTCTACAGGATTTTTCAAAAGAAAATAATCCATTGGGTAATTCATTACGTGTAGCTCAGGAGAAAGTTTTAGCTAGCCTCCCACATGAACGTCAATGTCAAGTTGATAAAGCCCGTAAAGGGGTAGATATTCGGGTTACATCAAAGCCGGCGGATGTTTGCCAGAAGCTTTTTATTTGCGTGGAAAAAGCTATTGAACAGGAGCGTAGGATAAAAATACGCTATTATACTAAGCAAAGGGAGTCTGAGACGGAGAGGAAGATAGATCCATATGTCATCACCTTTCGTGGTTCGGCCTGGTATTTAATTGCGTATTGTCATTTGCGGCAGGCTGTGCTGATGTTCCGCATGGACCGGATAAAACAGGCGGAAGAAACTACTGAATCATTTCATATGCCTAAAGATTTTTCTATCCAAGCGTATTTTAGCGACAGCTGGCTTATTGAACGTGGCGAACTGGTCCATGTCAAACTGCGATTTTTGCCCGAGGCAGCCCGCTGGGTTAGGTCAGAGACATTTCATCCTTCGCAGCGTATTACTGAACTTGATGACGGAGCCATCATTTTTGAGGCAACAGTAAACGGAAGACGTGAGATCAGCCGCTGGATATTAGGATATGGACCGGAAGTTGAGGTGCTGGAGCCGGAGGATCTTCGGCTTTATTTGATGGAGCAGACGGTACAAATGGCAAAGGTTTATAGCTGA